A DNA window from Tenuifilaceae bacterium CYCD contains the following coding sequences:
- the ispH gene encoding 4-hydroxy-3-methylbut-2-enyl diphosphate reductase: MKIEIDTRSGFCFGVVKAIQTAEQQIENSGELYCLGDIVHNEEEVRRLEELGLKVTSHDLLVKLKGEKVLIRAHGEPPSTYREAKENNIEIIDATCPVVLKLQQRVHKAWLEMKECNGTIIIYGKKGHAEVIGLVGQTNGEATVVESINDLDTINFSAPVTIFSQTTKEPDVFAKIVDEIKMRMSKNFVNANIPLKINNTICGQVANRKKELADFAAKHDLIIFVSGIKSSNGKMLFESCKQSNPRSYFVSSPNELQPEWFKNVKTVGIGGATSTPQWLMEKVAQKIEEIASISD; the protein is encoded by the coding sequence ATGAAAATTGAGATAGATACCAGATCTGGGTTTTGCTTTGGTGTAGTTAAGGCCATCCAAACTGCTGAGCAACAAATTGAAAACAGCGGAGAGCTGTACTGTTTAGGCGACATTGTCCACAACGAGGAAGAAGTAAGAAGACTGGAGGAACTTGGGCTAAAAGTAACATCGCACGATCTGCTAGTTAAACTGAAAGGGGAAAAAGTGCTCATCAGAGCACATGGCGAACCACCATCAACATACAGGGAAGCAAAAGAAAACAACATCGAGATAATTGATGCCACCTGCCCTGTTGTACTTAAGCTCCAGCAAAGGGTGCATAAGGCATGGCTAGAAATGAAAGAATGCAACGGAACTATAATAATCTATGGCAAAAAGGGACACGCTGAAGTTATAGGGTTAGTAGGACAAACCAACGGCGAAGCAACCGTGGTTGAATCTATAAACGATCTGGACACCATCAACTTCTCCGCACCGGTTACAATATTCTCACAAACCACAAAGGAACCTGATGTTTTCGCTAAAATAGTTGATGAAATAAAGATGCGAATGAGCAAAAACTTTGTCAACGCTAATATTCCTTTAAAAATCAACAATACCATATGTGGACAAGTTGCAAACCGTAAAAAGGAACTCGCGGACTTTGCGGCAAAGCATGACCTAATAATCTTTGTTAGTGGAATAAAAAGTTCGAATGGGAAGATGCTTTTTGAATCCTGTAAGCAGTCGAATCCACGCTCCTACTTTGTATCATCGCCTAACGAGTTGCAACCCGAATGGTTTAAAAATGTCAAAACCGTTGGAATTGGAGGCGCCACATCAACGCCCCAGTGGCTAATGGAG
- the cmk gene encoding cytidylate kinase, with protein sequence MGKNIVIAIDGFSSCGKSTFAKQIAKKLNYLFIDSGAMYRAVTLAFLQHKIIENGKVDPNKYSKILSKIEVGFSLNSSKSIYEITLDGKVVENEIRKPEIANLVSIVAAIPEVRERMVELQRKLGEKKGIVMDGRDIGTVVFPNAELKLFMTADPVIRAERRLKELIEKGISITLDEVLDNIRERDHLDQTRNVSPLRKADDAIILDNSHMTVDEQMEWVENLVKERIQ encoded by the coding sequence ATGGGTAAAAATATTGTAATAGCAATCGACGGATTCTCATCATGCGGAAAAAGCACCTTTGCAAAGCAAATAGCAAAAAAACTCAACTATCTTTTTATTGATAGCGGCGCAATGTACCGCGCTGTAACTCTGGCATTTTTACAGCATAAAATAATTGAGAACGGAAAGGTTGATCCTAATAAATACTCAAAAATACTCTCGAAAATCGAGGTTGGCTTTAGCCTTAACTCATCCAAATCAATTTATGAAATAACCCTGGATGGGAAAGTGGTTGAAAACGAGATCAGAAAACCCGAAATTGCAAATCTTGTAAGCATTGTTGCTGCAATCCCCGAAGTACGAGAACGCATGGTTGAACTACAGCGAAAACTCGGTGAGAAAAAGGGAATTGTAATGGATGGTCGCGATATTGGAACGGTTGTATTCCCTAATGCCGAACTTAAATTATTTATGACAGCCGATCCCGTAATCCGAGCAGAGCGAAGGCTTAAAGAATTGATTGAAAAAGGAATAAGCATAACGCTGGACGAAGTGTTGGATAATATCCGCGAACGCGATCATTTAGATCAAACACGGAATGTTTCGCCCTTGCGCAAAGCCGATGATGCAATTATACTTGACAATAGCCACATGACGGTTGATGAGCAAATGGAATGGGTTGAAAACTTGGTAAAGGAACGGATCCAGTAA
- the porQ gene encoding penicillin-binding protein has translation MQKKRLSLLIILNLTANILLAQVSGRGTYQFLNLPTSARTTALGGKTAALDESDLSVVFQNPALLDSSMHNNLMLSYVGYYAGVKYGSFSYARQYKNLGTFAIGGQRIGYGDFTRADETGTTQGTFTASEMAFVFSYARVIDTCFSVGINFKPIYSHLEKYTSWGIAADIAGSYHSKNGLFSAGIVFRNIGSMVKAYTSETREPLPFEIVAGISKKLAHAPFRFLITFQQIQNPDLYYETDTFTEESTLDDTQDSSPSLASRIGKEFMSHLIIGAEFVPVRNFYLRVGYNYQRRNELKIQEKVSAVGFSWGIGIKISKFQINYSRATLHLAGSTNHFAITTDLDNFFGKKKTLPID, from the coding sequence ATGCAAAAGAAACGTCTTTCATTACTAATCATTCTGAATCTCACTGCTAACATTCTGCTTGCGCAGGTTAGCGGGAGAGGAACCTATCAATTCTTGAACCTGCCAACATCTGCACGAACAACTGCTCTGGGAGGAAAAACAGCTGCATTAGATGAATCGGATCTTTCTGTAGTATTTCAAAACCCAGCCCTGCTCGACTCGAGCATGCACAACAACCTTATGCTATCGTACGTTGGATACTATGCAGGAGTTAAGTATGGTTCTTTTTCATATGCCCGACAATACAAAAACTTGGGCACGTTTGCAATTGGCGGACAAAGAATAGGATACGGAGACTTCACTCGCGCCGATGAAACAGGCACAACCCAAGGGACATTTACAGCATCGGAAATGGCATTTGTTTTTTCCTACGCAAGAGTTATTGACACATGCTTTAGCGTTGGGATAAATTTTAAACCGATATACTCGCATCTTGAAAAATACACATCGTGGGGAATTGCGGCTGATATAGCAGGCAGTTATCACTCTAAGAATGGATTATTCTCTGCCGGCATTGTTTTTAGAAATATTGGCTCAATGGTTAAAGCGTACACATCCGAAACCAGAGAACCCCTTCCGTTTGAAATAGTTGCGGGTATCAGCAAAAAATTGGCGCACGCTCCGTTCCGATTCTTAATCACCTTCCAGCAAATCCAAAACCCTGATCTCTACTATGAGACGGACACCTTTACAGAAGAATCAACACTTGATGACACCCAAGATTCCTCGCCGAGTTTGGCATCAAGAATAGGAAAAGAGTTTATGAGCCACTTAATTATAGGTGCGGAATTTGTTCCTGTGCGGAACTTCTACTTAAGGGTTGGGTATAACTACCAACGAAGGAATGAACTCAAAATACAGGAGAAAGTCTCGGCAGTTGGATTTAGCTGGGGTATAGGAATAAAAATTTCGAAATTTCAGATTAATTACAGCAGGGCCACACTGCATCTTGCAGGATCAACCAACCACTTCGCAATAACTACGGATCTCGACAATTTTTTTGGCAAAAAAAAGACCCTGCCCATTGACTAA
- a CDS encoding diacylglycerol kinase, whose product MNDSWFIVINPRAGGGKGSTDWPIIECLLAKYRINFTHEFTEHKYHAIEITVKAIKNGYRKIIAVGGDGTLNEVVNGIFIQKIITPSEITIGVIAVGTGNDWLRMYSTTHDYEECIRAIQSECVFKQDVGQVEFCESMVKHTRYFVNAAGIGFDAEVALQTNKLKDVGRRGTLLYMFSLLKSLIGYHHTKVNITVDSTEIQERILSLTIGIGCYNGAGMMQVPNAVVNDGLFDITIIKKISVLGVLRNIHRLYDGSILKHPKISSYRGKEIKITSNPPIKLEADGESLGESPFHFTILPEAINVVVSKTYNSKPKHETELIPSNIN is encoded by the coding sequence TTGAACGATAGTTGGTTTATAGTTATAAACCCCCGCGCTGGCGGTGGGAAAGGAAGTACTGACTGGCCCATAATTGAATGTCTGCTAGCCAAGTACAGGATTAACTTCACCCACGAGTTTACCGAGCACAAATACCACGCAATTGAGATTACGGTTAAAGCCATCAAGAATGGTTACAGGAAAATAATTGCAGTGGGAGGCGATGGTACGCTCAATGAAGTTGTAAATGGGATATTTATCCAAAAAATCATAACTCCATCCGAAATCACAATCGGGGTTATTGCAGTTGGAACTGGTAACGATTGGCTCAGGATGTACAGCACCACACATGATTACGAGGAATGCATTAGAGCCATTCAATCGGAATGCGTATTTAAACAAGATGTTGGCCAAGTGGAGTTCTGTGAATCGATGGTAAAGCATACGCGATATTTTGTGAATGCAGCAGGGATTGGTTTTGATGCAGAAGTGGCACTGCAAACAAACAAACTGAAAGATGTTGGACGCAGAGGAACGCTGCTTTATATGTTCAGCCTACTAAAGAGTTTAATAGGCTATCATCACACTAAAGTAAACATAACTGTTGATAGCACTGAAATTCAGGAACGCATTTTAAGTTTAACCATTGGCATTGGCTGTTACAATGGAGCGGGCATGATGCAAGTTCCCAATGCTGTTGTAAATGATGGCTTATTCGACATAACGATAATCAAAAAAATAAGCGTACTTGGCGTGTTAAGAAATATTCACAGGCTATACGATGGATCAATTCTAAAGCATCCCAAAATATCGAGTTACAGAGGGAAAGAGATCAAAATAACAAGTAATCCCCCAATTAAACTTGAGGCCGATGGAGAATCATTAGGAGAATCGCCATTCCACTTTACGATACTGCCAGAGGCCATCAACGTTGTTGTAAGCAAAACCTACAATTCCAAGCCAAAGCACGAAACGGAGTTAATACCAAGCAATATAAATTAA
- a CDS encoding anion permease, which translates to MTILVITIIAIALVYDFLNGMNDAANSVATIVATRVLSPFMAVLWAAFFNFAAYFLFGLHIANTMGKGIVDPHVIEPWFVFSALIGAALWVYICTHFGLPISVSHALIGGMVGPAWFFYGANAVVVSGITKVAIFIFVSPIVGFVLGYLLMVLTYWLLRKSKPGKVDHLFRILQLASSAFFSLGHGGNDAQKTMGIIAVLLFSTGYLGAEFYVPEWVVIACYSAIGLGTLTGGWKVIKTMGVNLTDLKPVHGFSAETAGAITLAMSSFMGIPVSTTHTISGAIMGVGITRRVSAVRWKVAQGIIGAWVLTIPMTMVVSGLLYLLIKQFV; encoded by the coding sequence ATGACCATTCTAGTAATTACTATAATTGCAATAGCTCTTGTTTACGATTTCCTGAATGGAATGAACGATGCGGCAAACTCGGTGGCCACTATTGTTGCCACTCGGGTACTATCTCCATTCATGGCAGTGCTATGGGCGGCTTTCTTCAACTTTGCTGCGTATTTCCTTTTTGGTCTACATATAGCGAATACAATGGGTAAAGGTATTGTCGATCCGCATGTTATTGAGCCGTGGTTTGTTTTTTCGGCTCTAATTGGCGCTGCGCTTTGGGTTTATATATGTACCCATTTTGGCCTTCCAATTAGCGTTTCGCATGCACTTATTGGTGGAATGGTTGGGCCTGCTTGGTTTTTCTATGGAGCAAATGCAGTTGTTGTTTCAGGGATAACTAAAGTGGCAATATTCATTTTTGTTTCGCCTATTGTTGGTTTTGTTTTAGGGTACTTATTGATGGTTCTTACGTATTGGCTACTTCGTAAATCGAAACCAGGAAAGGTGGATCATTTGTTTAGAATTTTGCAGTTGGCTTCATCTGCCTTTTTCAGCCTTGGCCATGGCGGTAACGATGCTCAAAAAACAATGGGTATTATAGCAGTGCTGCTGTTTAGTACAGGTTATTTAGGCGCAGAGTTTTATGTTCCAGAGTGGGTTGTAATAGCATGTTACAGTGCTATAGGACTTGGGACTTTGACTGGTGGATGGAAAGTGATAAAGACAATGGGGGTAAACCTTACAGATCTAAAACCTGTTCATGGATTCAGCGCAGAAACTGCTGGTGCTATAACTTTAGCAATGTCTTCGTTTATGGGAATACCTGTAAGTACCACCCATACAATTTCAGGGGCAATTATGGGCGTTGGAATTACCCGTAGGGTTTCGGCAGTTCGTTGGAAGGTTGCACAGGGAATAATTGGTGCTTGGGTGCTGACAATCCCTATGACAATGGTTGTTTCGGGATTGCTTTACTTATTAATAAAACAGTTTGTGTAA